The following are from one region of the Saccharomyces kudriavzevii IFO 1802 strain IFO1802 genome assembly, chromosome: 12 genome:
- the ACS2 gene encoding acetate--CoA ligase ACS2 (similar to Saccharomyces cerevisiae ACS2 (YLR153C); ancestral locus Anc_8.367) produces the protein MTIKEHKVVHEAHNIKALKAPQHFYNSQPGKGYVTDMQQYQEMYQESINEPEKFFDKMAKEYLHWDAPYSKVKSGSLNNGDVAWFLNGKLNASYNCVDRHAFANPDKPALIYEADDESDNKIITFGELLRKVSQIAGVLKSWGVKKGDTVAIYLPMIPEAVIAMLAVARIGAIHSVVFAGFSAGSLKDRVVDANSKVVITCDEGKRGGKTINTKKIVDEGLNGVDLVSRILVFQRTGTEGVPMKAGRDFWWHEEAAKQRTYLPPVSCDAEDPLFLLYTSGSTGSPKGVVHTTGGYLLGAALTTRYVFDIHPEDVLFTAGDVGWITGHTYALYGPLTLGTATIIFESTPAYPDYGRYWRIIQRHKATHFYVAPTALRLIKRVGEAEIAKYDTSSLRVLGSVGEPISPDLWEWYHDKVGNKNCVICDTMWQTESGSHLIAPLAGAVPTKPGSATVPFFGINACIIDPVTGVELEGNDVEGVLAVKSSWPSMARSVWNHHDRYMDTYLKPYPGHYFTGDGAGRDHDGYYWIRGRVDDVVNVSGHRLSTSEIEASISNHENVSEAAVVGIPDELTGQTVVAYVSLKDGYLQNNAAEGDAEHITPDNLRRELILQVRGEIGPFASPKTIILVRDLPRTRSGKIMRRVLRKVASNEAEQLGDLTTLANSEVVPAIISAVENQFFSQKKK, from the coding sequence atGACAATTAAGGAACATAAAGTGGTTCATGAAGCTCACAACATAAAAGCTCTTAAAGCTCCTCAACATTTCTACAACAGCCAGCCTGGTAAGGGTTATGTTACTGATATGCAACAGTATCAAGAAATGTATCAAGAATCCATCAATGAgcctgaaaaattctttgacAAGATGGCCAAGGAATATTTGCATTGGGACGCTCCATACAGCAAAGTCAAATCCGGCTCTTTGAACAATGGTGACGTTGCCTGGTTTTTAAATGGTAAACTAAATGCCTCTTACAATTGTGTTGACAGACATGCCTTTGCTAATCCAGACAAGCCTGCTTTGATCTACGAAGCTGATGATGAATCTGATAATAAGATTATCACCTTTGGTGAATTACTAAGAAAAGTTTCACAAATTGCCGGTGTCTTGAAAAGTTGGGGTGTTAAAAAAGGTGACACCGTAGCTATCTATTTACCAATGATTCCTGAGGCAGTTATTGCTATGTTGGCCGTCGCTCGTATTGGTGCTATCCATTCAGTAGTTTTTGCTGGGTTCTCCGCTGGTTCGTTGAAAGATCGTGTCGTTGACGCCAATTCCAAGGTCGTAATCACTTGCGATGAAGGTAAGAGAGGTGGTAAAACCATTAATACGAAGAAGATTGTTGACGAAGGTTTAAACGGTGTCGATTTGGTCTCCCGCATCTTGGTTTTCCAGAGAACTGGTACCGAAGGTGTCCCAATGAAAGCTGGTAGAGATTTCTGGTGGCACGAAGAAGCTGCTAAGCAAAGAACATACCTACCTCCTGTCTCATGCGATGCTGAAGATCCCTTATTTCTACTGTACACATCGGGTTCCACTGGTTCTCCAAAGGGTGTCGTGCATACCACTGGTGGTTACTTACTAGGTGCCGCTTTAACGACCAGGTACGTTTTCGACATTCACCCAGAAGATGTACTTTTCACTGCGGGTGATGTCGGCTGGATCACTGGTCACACCTATGCCCTTTATGGTCCATTAACTTTGGGTACCGCAACAATTATTTTCGAATCCACTCCTGCTTACCCAGATTATGGTAGATACTGGAGAATCATTCAACGTCATAAGGCTACCCATTTCTATGTGGCTCCAACCGCCTTAAGATTAATCAAACGCGTAGGTGAAGCTGAAATTGCAAAATATGATACCTCTTCGTTACGTGTATTGGGTTCGGTCGGTGAACCAATATCTCCAGACTTATGGGAATGGTATCACGACAAAGTGGGTAACAAAAACTGTGTCATTTGTGACACCATGTGGCAAACAGAGTCCGGTTCTCATTTGATTGCTCCTTTGGCAGGTGCTGTCCCAACAAAGCCTGGTTCTGCCACTGTACCATTTTTTGGTATCAACGCTTGTATCATTGACCCCGTGACAGGTGTAGAATTAGAAGGTAATGACGTCGAAGGTGTCCTTGCCGTTAAATCTTCGTGGCCATCCATGGCTAGATCGGTTTGGAACCACCACGACCGTTATATGGATACTTACTTAAAACCTTATCCTGGTCACTATTTTACAGGTGACGGTGCCGGTAGAGACCACGATGGTTACTACTGGATCAGAGGCAGAGTTGACGACGTTGTAAATGTTTCCGGTCATAGGCTATCCACGTCAGAAATCGAAGCATCCATTTCTAACCATGAAAACGTCTCAGAGGCTGCTGTCGTCGGTATCCCAGATGAATTGACCGGTCAAACCGTCGTTGCATACGTTTCACTAAAGGATGGTTATCTACAAAACAACGCCGCTGAAGGCGATGCAGAACATATTACACCAGATAATTTACGTAGAGAATTAATTCTCCAAGTCAGAGGTGAAATTGGTCCCTTCGCTTCTCCAAAGACTATTATTTTAGTAAGAGACCTGCCAAGAACAAGGTCAGGCAAGATTATGAGAAGAGTTCTAAGAAAGGTTGCTTCTAACGAGGCCGAACAATTAGGTGATCTAACCACTTTGGCTAACTCAGAAGTTGTCCCTGCTATCATTTCTGCCGTAGagaatcaatttttctctcaaaaaaagaaataa
- the RNH203 gene encoding Rnh203p (similar to Saccharomyces cerevisiae RNH203 (YLR154C)), translating into MTKDTTDLNEYAVSFMPFYTEYQGPTAELKDYTFGDTIYFRGKELQREKLATATACDCMSAKLSNGAILSGNTINGRIVAVNNYEREGSNRNELARLQELISLTNVINQ; encoded by the coding sequence ATGACCAAGGACACCACGGATCTGAATGAGTATGCGGTGAGCTTCATGCCTTTCTATACCGAGTATCAAGGACCAACTGCCGAGCTGAAGGACTATACGTTTGGCGATACTATTTACTTCCGAGGGAAGGAGCTGCAGAGAGAGAAGCTCGCCACCGCTACTGCATGTGACTGCATGAGTGCTAAGCTCAGTAATGGCGCCATCCTCTCGGGAAATACAATAAATGGCAGGATAGTTGCAGTGAATAACTACGAGAGAGAAGGCAGCAATCGGAACGAATTGGCACGCTTGCAAGAATTGATCTCGCTCACCAATGTAATAAATCAATAA